The DNA region AACTTTAGAGGAAATTACTTTCTCTGTAATCAAATAGAAAGTGATAGAAGACAGAAAAATCCTCTGCTTAGCGCAGAATAAGCCCTGCAGCACATAATCTGTCTATTATTAATAGCTTTTATTACAAAAGCTTAGCAGAAAATCTGCAGATACACAAATTCACTTCCTGATTAACTCCATTAACTTTTGCCTTCATGTCTACAAACTGTCATTTTGGACGAACCATGAATCCGTTTCTGCATATTTACATCAGGGAACATAAAAATTCACATCGTCTGTATTAGTAATATGTTGTTATGACTTCAATGGGATTCAGTTCTGCTCTGACGAAACCGGAAGTAAAAGATTAGAACAGACGCGGACAATATTGCAGGTACTTTCCGAAACGTCGCAATAAAGCCGAGCTGGTTCGGACTGGTTCCGAGGACAATCTCAGTCCAAAGGTGGATGAAAGGTAACCTGAGGAACCTGAATGTGagtttctgcatgttttgttcttgttgctCATGTCGGACTCGGATATGTTCTCACATGTTGTTGTCTGCTCTGcagcagacattttgttttaactgcGCAGACACTAAAACTGGACTTTACACTAAGACTTCTGCTGGTACTGAACAGAATCAAACCCGAAACTGTTTTGAAGTTGTATTTTCGTTCAGCAGCCATATTGATTTTCAAACGCGCgcctcaatatgttttttttaaaaaaattattatttatttatttattattttactttttgttttgttttgattttttacgTATTCATAATCAAGAACCTGGTGAAAAATGAGCGGAAACCGGAGCAACAGTACAGTATTTAGAAATGTTGCTCCAGCATCATTAggttttaatgatgcatttaaATACATCTTAAAATGGATCAtggatttttaacttttaaacatctgtTAGGTTATTTCCTGgaataatgttattttaacaCTTTGTTCACTTATCTGATTAAATACAGTGAGGAGACTGAACTTTAATACACGGAGCTCTTTTGTTTACGCTTGGTGCGCTGCTTATGAGTGATATGGCAAGCcgttaatataaaaaataatacgTATAATAACACGTTTCAATAATCCATAAATAACAAGATGCATTGTTTCTTCAGCTGCGTGGTGAATACAAAAAAGCTCCGCGACGTAATTTCCGTCGTGCGCTCAGTTTAACACTACAGTTTGCTGACATTAAACTCACTctgatattttcagaaaataatacagtagatttaacaccaaaaatgattatttaaatagGTAATGGCATTTTATTACACATGCACCTGCAagatttacttttacttttactttgctTTAGCTGATGCttagatgattttatttttaaaataagaaaatgtgaattttcaaGCTTCTAATTATAAGCTTGTAGTTCCTCTTAAATAACAGCAGATGTCAGCAAAAACttttaacatgaataaaaaaatatcacataGCATGTTATGTCAATTTTTAAACATGTGCATCCTTCCTTTTTGTTAGTATCACCAGTGaacagtgaaatgtaaaaaaaacagccatttaAATAAACCCGGAATGAAACGTCTGGGCACCAGCTGACACTAATCTTATGTTTTTATAGTTCTACATGTTTGAGGATCAATGACTATAACTTAGAGCTCGTCAGCTTGACTTCAAATGAAATCACTGAACCTACATAAAAACTACaactgatttattttgcttggatgttttatttttcttaattttagttgctgcagcagaaatggctgaaAGGAAAAAGAGGCGGCGGTCAGAGTCGACTGACTCCCTCAATGAGTCGCCACACAGGTAATGCTATTATTaaccatttattttgttgctttttgccTCATTTTTGACTGTTTATTGGTCAAATATTAAGATCAgaagatcaataaaaacaaacaaaaaagctatttatttaGTCACAAACAAAAGCTAGGattataaaatcttaaaaatcttCTTAAAATCGATACAACCATTACAAAACTGTAGAATTGTTAACACAAATCCTTTTAGcccttttgcttttgttgggTAGTGAGGTTTGtcatgattttaaatgttggagttgtattttcattttttaaatttgattcttATTTCGGAAAAGATTAATTAAATCTGTATAACTGCAGATATAATAGTCCCTGCATTTACCTTTCCTGTTGAGATGTGGCAATATAGAAagtaatgtttgattttaaaaaaatctgcttgtAGTTCACAGTTAAGAAGAACCGAATCTTCAGTTGCCAGCTCTGTGTCGGTGAAGAGCGAATCATCCAAGTTTGATCCACCGCTTTTTAGTGATGAACCAGCTCCAAGGTAAatctgctactttttttttatcatgcttAGTCCCTGTATTTACCTTTCCTGTTGAAATGTGGAAATATAGTAAgtaaagtttgatttaaagaaaaaaatctgtttgtagTTCACCGCTAAGAACTGAATCTTCAGTTGCCAGCTCTGTGTCGGTGAAGAGCGATTCATCCAAGTTTGTTCCACCGCTTTTTAGTGATGAACCAGCTCCAAGGTAAATCTGCTCCTTTTTTTATCAtgcttaaaaaagaaatacctGAATGTATTTTAGAAACATCATAAGTTGTTTTTCCTATTAGAGGGATTTGCTTCTATAGCAcactgtaaaatgtattttctttattacagTTAAAACTATTTGCTGACTTGAAACCTGTCAATTataaaactgtatgaaataaTGTAAACATTGCTTCAGTATTTCTGTAAATCATCAGAGGCAAGTGGATTCATGCAAAACAGAGTTTGTATAtttgttactttatttacatttctttgatAGGATGATGAACATAGAACATAATTAACATAttagttttaatgaaaatactttttttgtttgtagttCAAGAATCAGGCCTTCAACTCCAAGCAATGTGTCCATGAAGAGCGATAGGTCCAAGGCTGAAATGCCTTTTTTTGCTCTTGAAACGCCTCCAGGGTAAATTATTCCATTTAACATTGTTCTGAAAAAGTTTACACAagatttctaaactgtcattatTTGCGGTTTGAGGTGGTGAGGATTGACCCAGGTTGTGGTGtgaaaaattatgatttaatgaTGATAAACAAGGAGTACagaagtccaggcagcacaggtgagcagacAGCTAGGAGCTCAGGTCCTGGTAGCAACTGGATAGAATACATGAATGGAGAAGAGGGACAAAGACAAGATACGACAAGGATCAGACAGGGAACAATAGACAGAGTTGGGTTTAAATACacgaggtaatcagggaacctGAGGGACAGTTGGGGACAATCAATGGGTAGACTGGACAATACAGAGACTCAATtaactgaaaacacagaaacctaaatccTTACATAAACAAAGTATGTAAACTGGCAAACCTCTGCAGTAAAGCTGTGCTTTGATATGTGATTTATTAAACACAATATGTGATCTattaaaccttttctttttttgtgaaaacagatATTGGAAATTTCACTATTTTGGCACAAGCATCACCCTACTGTTAGTCAACCATTGAGTAAACTACCCAACCTTCCTTACAGAACCtttgatttgtgaaaacatttctccgttTGTCTTATATTTGTAAACTCATTTCCCTTGTCAGGTTCATACAGCTGCTCCTCATCCGCCTGATTGTTCACTCCTGGTTCTCATCTGTCTTCCCTGCAGCTTTTAAGATATTCAGTTTCCCTCACTGCTTGTTGGAGCTTCTATCAAGTTTCCTTTTCAccttctgttttccttcctttaTGTTCATTTCTTCGGCCCCTGTAGGTTTTCTTCActccccttttttaaattaaaaaatcatttttacaaaattctcCCTgccttttttttacaattgtgTCCTCAAACAACACCAACATGATAATATTGTCTTGTCTCTTAAACTATatctattgatttttttgtccttATTGTGACTGACATATACCAAAACAggaattttgatgttttgtttgtcctgttttagCCAACCACTGCAGTGTTTAAAGTGCAACAAGGATTCAGCAGACCAAGTCCAAATGTATTGTGGATGCCGGTTTTGCAGAGATTGCGCTGTCTCAGAATCACACCAGTCTCCTTCAACAGTGGATACATGTTGtccaaaatgtggaaagaaacCCAAAAGAACAGAtggtaatttaaaaattatttctatcaCTTCTTACAGTTCATCACAACTTACATGTACTGTTCTTAAGACGTTTTTCAAGCAAAGGGAGAGTTAAAGCTTAATTTAATAACATGATATTTGAATTCACTACTGTGTGTTTGATTTTCACAGGagaggaagacattttaaaaccaaaaaaggaCCTTCAAAAagcaatgcaaaataaattttcagtCACAGGTGAAGGTAATGGTGACCAACAAATTGCACTGAAAAGTATTTACACAACTCTCTACATCACCATTGGTGAGAATAAAGAACTTTCTGAAGAACATGAGTTTGGACACCTAAAAGGCCCTCTTCAAAAGCAGCCATCATCGGATTCCTCAGTGAACCTCACTGATATCTTTAAACCTTTGACGGACCAGGAGAACCCCAACAGAACAGTCATAACTAAGGGAATTGCGGGCATTGGAAAATCTTTTTCTGTGCAGAAGTTCATCCTCGACTGGGCTGAAGAGAAAGCAAACAAAgatgttgattttgttttctgtcttactTTCCGAGAGTTGAATCTGGttacaagaaagaaaagccTCAATGAGTTGCTGGTAGAGTTTCATCCAGCGCTAAAACCTCTGAAAGATTCCTTGACTTATGCCAAAGCGAAGATAATAGTGATCcttgatggtctggatgaaagCAGACATTCACTGGACTTTGGGGACATGAAGACAGTGTCATCTCTAAGGGATGCAACATCTGTAGGTAACCTACTCGTAAACCTCATCAAAGGTAACCTTCTTCCTGATGCAAACATCTGGATAACGTCCCGTccagcagcagccaatcagatccctgcAGAGCACATCAACATGGTGACAGAGATAAGAGGATTCACAGATCCTCAGAAAGAGGAATATTTCAAAAGGAGATTCAGCGATGATCCAAGTCTTGCTGGGAGAATAACTAAACATATCCAGTCTTCACAAAGTCTTGACATCATGTGCCAGATTCCAATCTTCTGttggatttctgctgttttattccAGGAGGTCTTTGGTGGAGAGCCAGACATTGAAATCCCTCAGACTCTGACAGAGATGATggcacagtttgtttttgttcaaacaaaacgcagaagcagaaaatatgaaacGAAGAATCCACACAAAGGGAAGCTTCTACAGACACACAAAGAGTTTCTTCTGAAACTTGGGAAGCTGGCATTTAACCAGCTtctggaaaataatttaatcttttatgaGGAAGACCTGAGAGACAGCAATATCGACACTCAAGAAGCTTCTATCTACACTGAGTTTTGCAACACAGTTCttagagaagaagaaatctTCTACCAGAGAAAAATCCACTTCTTTGTGCATCTGACTCTCCAAGAGTTCTTTGCAGCTCTCTTTGTCTATGAATGTTTTGTAACCAAGCAAACCAAACAGCTTGGGAACTTTCTTGACTTGGAGGACAAAGATCATGCTTTAGTTGATCTTGCAAAGAAGACAGTTGAAAAAGTCCTGCAGAAGAAGAATggtcatttagattttttcttgcGATTCCTCCTTGGCCTCATGGTTGAACCCAACCGAAGAGCCCTTCAGGGAATGTTGACATCTGTGGACCCAAACGATGATACAGACAAGAAAGTCTTGACTTACCTGAGATCAATCCGAAGAAAGAACTTGTCTCCAGATAGCTGCATCAACATTTTCCAGGCCATGGTTGAGATGAGAGATAACAAAGTCAAAGATGAGATTCAAGAATATCTTAAAATGGATGGCCGTCCAAAAAAAGAGTTGACTCCCCTGCACTGCTCAGCCCTGGCCTACATGTTGCAAGTGTCCAAGAATGAACTTGAGGAGTTGGACTTAAAGAGTTACAACACAACGGATGAAGGCAGGAGGAGGCTCATTCCAGCAGTGAGAAGCAGTAAAAAGGCAGTGTGAGTctcatttttctatttataataaaataatctgttttaagatgttttgaaTATAAATGAGTTTAGTTCAAAGGATAAAAGTGTTCTTACATAGATTGTAGGATCTAATAAGATCTTGCCAGCATGAGAGTGCTGCTTCAAgaacagtgaaccctcgtttatCGCGGcgttacgttccaaaaagaacctgcgataggcgaaatccgcgaagtaggaacctttattttatttacaattattatacaatgaaatactccataataaattgaaaccaaagaacaaaacctttttacaagcccaaacatttgtttaacatattaaaagtactgtataaacttttttttttttttacaaataactactgtactgtaaaataataattttaatacgaactgaaggcggattcctgtgcccgaattgcggagatcagcgccgccccaccgTGACCCGAGTCACTGCAttagaaaaggagaaaataaaaaatgattatgaaaaaaacaaaacaaagtacagtgggacaaatagtgactcacatgtatttcactgctgttctgactgagccgctgcatcctgactccgctctgtagcggttttttcttctaaagcctgcggtgcaggtgtgttttgtcgagagaagaacatagttatcggtagctgttgtcgctcttttttcttctgggcaaaaagattcttataagccgacatgccaccatcgattatgttaaatatggcaagctgttttacgtatgtgtacatattaaaccgcaacgttgttgacacataggtagagaagaagcggagagactgtttagccaatcagaatgcagaacacaaagcacgatgcaaatccgtgaagcagcgagacgtgaaaggtgaaccgcgatatAACGACGGTTCACTGTACTCCATGGTCTGAAGAGATTATGCAGTCATTTGAATAGGCATGCTAGaatagagacacatctaaaacatgcaggacagtagTCCATGATTAGGGACTCCTACCCTGTAGCATTGGGTCACAAAGGTCTGGTCACTGTGGAGACCTTGGAGAACAGAGATTCTCCAACAGGCACAACATTTTGTTAGTTCCTGTCTAATTTTGGTGAATTTATCTGAACTGTTGGCAGTTTACTGCTCTTAGATGACAGGAATGACATGACACGGTGTTCTGTTATATACGAAGAAATTGATCCATGTGTAGCACTGTCCCTGCTTTAGATTATGACCATATATATTTAAGCAACATTAAGTCTTACTTCTCTATACGCCTTGTAGGTTAAAAGACTGTAAAGTGACTGTAGAGTGGATTGACCATCTGGTCTTTGGCCTAAAGTTCCCATTTTCACCACTGAAAGATCTGGACCTGAGCAACAACGATCTGAAGGATTCAGGTGTGAAGATGCTGTGTGATGGACTGTCGAGTCCTGGCTGCAAACTCAAAATATTGAGGTAAGATTGATGTAAAACATATGTTCCCTATGCTGCTGTAATGGAATATAATGTAATTCATTCTTCAATGTCAAAACTTGAATCTGAAACAAATATAAGATGTAATcttgattacatttattttacacaatattgGTATTAAGGTTTTATGCAGATTAATCCAACAGTTGCATCAACCTCTGTATTTTCTCAGGTTGTCTGGTTGCCTGATCACAGAGAAAGGATGTGAACATCTGGTCTCAGCGCTGAAGTCCAACCCGTCCCACCTGGTTGAACTGGACCTGAGCTACAACAATCCAGGAGAAACAGGAATTAAGCTTTTTTCTGAGCAACATCAGATCAAGAAACTACAGTAATTACAATACTCTGGATTGTATTATAATCTTAAAGGCTTTTAGTTTCTAACTCTGGTCTCTCTTTAAAGTTTTGATCATCCTGGACCCCATCGGATGAGACCAGGATTTAAGAAGTGTAAGTAACTGACTCTTtggttgttattttatttctggtaaTCAAACAAAGATAACATCAATGCCAAACTGGActaagaaaagtaaagaaagcCAATTCTAAAATAGCAAAACAGACTTGCACacttacatttctgtaaaattaatCTAGCAATATGTctcaatttaaatattcaggAATTAGAACAATAATTGCTGCATTTCTGTCACAGTGTTAGGAAGGTACTTTACTCTCCTTCATGCCAGGATTTATCCTCAATAAGTCAGGGGTATGAGCTTTTGTATATTTGAACtactagtttttgtttttccagatgcCTGCAGAGTCACCCTGGACTCCAACACTGCACACAAGAAGCTGCTTCTCTCTGAAGGGAACAGAAAGGTGACCTGGGTGGAGAACAAGCAGCCTTATCCTGACCACACAGAACGGTTTGATCAGTGTCTGCAGGTTCTGTGTGAACAGGGCCTGCAGGAGCGCTGCTACTTTGAGCTGGAGCTGGTGGAGCCCTGCACCGTTGGCTTAACGTACAGGAGCATCGGCAGAAAAGGAGATGGAGAGGACTGCAAGTTGGGGCTGAATGATAAATCCTGGTGCAAGATTTGCTCAGAGGACGGTTGCTACGTTCAGCACAACAGTAACCGTGTTTTTGTCTCCGCTTTGCGCTGCTCTCGTATTGGAGTGTATCTGGATTGGAAAGCTGGCAGCATCTCTTTCTACAGAGTTTCTCATGACAACCTCACCCGTCTCCACACCTACAAAGATACATTCAGCGAACCTCTCTATCCTGCTGTTCAACTTTTTCCTCACTCTTCTGCCTCGTTTTGTCAGATAGAATAAGGTGCATCAAACAGCGtggacttttgtcatccagtttttggtagaaagagaaaagagacaaaTGGTAAATCATGCAAACAGAAATTACTGAGCTCATTTTATCGTgtgattaattcatttattgctttttgcgACTGGCCTATGTAATGCAGAACATAgttgataattaaaatgaagtttagTCATCAGGTGTTTGAACCAGGATGGTTCTTTTACtgattaaaatgactaaatggaagattttcttgtaaaactgttttgtcAAACCTTTTTTGACTCTCATCTTGTCTGAGGTTTAGTTTGTGCTCtttgattaaatgtaaaatagtaTTATGATTGTTTTTTAGAACCAATCAGGTAAACATCAGTAAAACatgactttgttttctttgtgagtgttttgtaaatattttaattgttctgGTAGATGATGAATCTAACATAAAATTAGTTTGTgtcatgttctttgttttctgtgtgtttatttcgagttttctgtgtctccatgttgtcctgttcgcccctcgattactcccaggtgtttctcgttccctaattaTCCCGTGTGTATTTAGTGccacctgtgtctctgcgtCCTCGTCCATTGTGCGTTCAGTCCTTCGTGTTGCAGTCGTGTTtacagttgctaccggcgtcgagccctggcttccgcacGGCCGTGCTTAATATAGtagattttaataatgaaacacTGTgtgtttcattattaaaatctactattcatcttacctgcgtctgctgcgtctgcctcaccaccaaaTCGTGACAGGTTGATGTTAGAGTGAGACATGTTGATCTCACTGTATATTCTTGCAATTTTATACAAGAAGTTAACTTGTATTAATTTGTCTTTATGCTATTCTTTATACTTCATAAATCTACAGTCACTAAATGTAGTTGAGCTATTATCAGCTGCTTCTTACATAATTAACCTTTACACTAGAccttataacaaaaaaaaaaaaaaaggttaataaccaaataaaagcaataaaaaatgaaaataaaatttcttctttctctGGATCACGGTATCTGTGTACCATGactatgtaataaaatgttagcTACTACTGTATtggtttaaaatatgttttctgtgtgttaaaatCTTGCTACAatttcagaatgttttctgTGAGCTACATGTTtgaaatctgtaaataattttggaCTGGTTGGTTATGTACGGCTCCCCCTGAGGGACACAAAGgacgttttatttttgtattgctTTCCCTTTCAGTAATAATGTATTTACTGTTCACTTTGCACCCTGAAGGCTTTTCTGCTGAAATTTAAGGTTGTTCTTTGTAATGTATGCTAATATCTCATTTATGAAATATATgaagttttacatattttcctttAGGATACAAAAGCATCACAAATTAATATGCAAAATCAAAAAGAACCTGGATTTTCCACCAATgatctaaaatataaactttatgtaagaaagaaagaaagaaagaaagaaagaagagttTCATACAAACTGCTGAGACGattttgtactatttttacAGGGTAATTAATAAAGATCCATTTTTATGTGCAGTCCCATatcctgctgtttattttttgaccaaaagatattaaacaaatattaattgATCAATTTTAACCCTTGGTttgcaccaaaaaaaataataaatgcgTTTTAACTGAGGATCTTTAAATACAGATAATACCCCTGTCACTGAATTATCACTGTATGCAAAATAGTCCAGGGTGTGTTTGCATAGTTCATGTGaaggaaagcaagaaaaaaaaagtcctgtgTCCTCAGGGAGTTTTATatgcaaaacattaaataaagcaggttaataattttttaaagtattccAACTGAAATGTTATTCATTAACAACTTTTATTgataataacataataaaagtCTTTTCAACACTgagatatttatgttttctctatATTTATCTGGTCTCTATTACCGTGGCAACATGCTGCTCAGTAGCTTAGACATTATGGAGGCTAACAGGGAGGATAGGATTTCCACCAAGGGTGAGACTTAAACACCTGAGAGACGAGGCACCGACAGACCAGAAGGTTTAGGAGATTTTTAATCTGCACGTCTTTGAAGGGAACCTTAGCCTGTAAATACAGAACATTCAAACGCCACATACAAACTTTCttgtctttttgtatttttatttgttcagtaTTTGcttaaattttgcattttgaccAATTTGTCTTTGAGTGAGTGAGATTGTCATGTTTAACACAAATTAGAATAAtgaagtttcttttattttaatactggGCTAAAGGTAAAATATTATCACCTGGGGGACGGTCTGTTTCAAATGATCTTACCTGTTAAATGATTCATGTCAACACACCTGCTAGACTGTTTGTATAAACAATAAAGGCAAACAGCAGATGTTCCTGAAGGCAGTTAAAGCTTCAATGAACTCCTAAACCCTCCTGATCTTTTGTTATGAACAGAAACAAGAGTACAGTCTGTGGTTTATCTCACACCACGCCTTCCACTGAAGACCAACTGTCACATGGCGCCAGCTGCTGTTTTCATACGTTTTAAAGGACAAAGGGAgttaatgaacatttttatcacaTCTTCCAGGACGGACAAATTTAAGGCTctcaattttttaatttaaaggatAGAAGAAGGAACAAccaaaacaatcattttaaaatcccagtaagtttcattttgttctctaaaacatctatttttctttctttgtaaacTTTCTactatttgggtttttttcatgaCTGAGTTTTTTGCTAATTCCAAGGAAGTAATTAAAATGGGCATcaataataaatttattaaaacttccTCTtgaa from Xiphophorus maculatus strain JP 163 A chromosome 14, X_maculatus-5.0-male, whole genome shotgun sequence includes:
- the LOC102227716 gene encoding protein NLRC3-like isoform X2; translation: MAERKKRRRSESTDSLNESPHSSQLRRTESSVASSVSVKSESSKFDPPLFSDEPAPSSRIRPSTPSNVSMKSDRSKAEMPFFALETPPGQPLQCLKCNKDSADQVQMYCGCRFCRDCAVSESHQSPSTVDTCCPKCGKKPKRTDGEEDILKPKKDLQKAMQNKFSVTGEGNGDQQIALKSIYTTLYITIGENKELSEEHEFGHLKGPLQKQPSSDSSVNLTDIFKPLTDQENPNRTVITKGIAGIGKSFSVQKFILDWAEEKANKDVDFVFCLTFRELNLVTRKKSLNELLVEFHPALKPLKDSLTYAKAKIIVILDGLDESRHSLDFGDMKTVSSLRDATSVGNLLVNLIKGNLLPDANIWITSRPAAANQIPAEHINMVTEIRGFTDPQKEEYFKRRFSDDPSLAGRITKHIQSSQSLDIMCQIPIFCWISAVLFQEVFGGEPDIEIPQTLTEMMAQFVFVQTKRRSRKYETKNPHKGKLLQTHKEFLLKLGKLAFNQLLENNLIFYEEDLRDSNIDTQEASIYTEFCNTVLREEEIFYQRKIHFFVHLTLQEFFAALFVYECFVTKQTKQLGNFLDLEDKDHALVDLAKKTVEKVLQKKNGHLDFFLRFLLGLMVEPNRRALQGMLTSVDPNDDTDKKVLTYLRSIRRKNLSPDSCINIFQAMVEMRDNKVKDEIQEYLKMDGRPKKELTPLHCSALAYMLQVSKNELEELDLKSYNTTDEGRRRLIPAVRSSKKAVLKDCKVTVEWIDHLVFGLKFPFSPLKDLDLSNNDLKDSGVKMLCDGLSSPGCKLKILRLSGCLITEKGCEHLVSALKSNPSHLVELDLSYNNPGETGIKLFSEQHQIKKLHFDHPGPHRMRPGFKKYACRVTLDSNTAHKKLLLSEGNRKVTWVENKQPYPDHTERFDQCLQVLCEQGLQERCYFELELVEPCTVGLTYRSIGRKGDGEDCKLGLNDKSWCKICSEDGCYVQHNSNRVFVSALRCSRIGVYLDWKAGSISFYRVSHDNLTRLHTYKDTFSEPLYPAVQLFPHSSASFCQIE
- the LOC102227716 gene encoding protein NLRC3-like isoform X1 produces the protein MAERKKRRRSESTDSLNESPHSSQLRRTESSVASSVSVKSESSKFDPPLFSDEPAPSSPLRTESSVASSVSVKSDSSKFVPPLFSDEPAPSSRIRPSTPSNVSMKSDRSKAEMPFFALETPPGQPLQCLKCNKDSADQVQMYCGCRFCRDCAVSESHQSPSTVDTCCPKCGKKPKRTDGEEDILKPKKDLQKAMQNKFSVTGEGNGDQQIALKSIYTTLYITIGENKELSEEHEFGHLKGPLQKQPSSDSSVNLTDIFKPLTDQENPNRTVITKGIAGIGKSFSVQKFILDWAEEKANKDVDFVFCLTFRELNLVTRKKSLNELLVEFHPALKPLKDSLTYAKAKIIVILDGLDESRHSLDFGDMKTVSSLRDATSVGNLLVNLIKGNLLPDANIWITSRPAAANQIPAEHINMVTEIRGFTDPQKEEYFKRRFSDDPSLAGRITKHIQSSQSLDIMCQIPIFCWISAVLFQEVFGGEPDIEIPQTLTEMMAQFVFVQTKRRSRKYETKNPHKGKLLQTHKEFLLKLGKLAFNQLLENNLIFYEEDLRDSNIDTQEASIYTEFCNTVLREEEIFYQRKIHFFVHLTLQEFFAALFVYECFVTKQTKQLGNFLDLEDKDHALVDLAKKTVEKVLQKKNGHLDFFLRFLLGLMVEPNRRALQGMLTSVDPNDDTDKKVLTYLRSIRRKNLSPDSCINIFQAMVEMRDNKVKDEIQEYLKMDGRPKKELTPLHCSALAYMLQVSKNELEELDLKSYNTTDEGRRRLIPAVRSSKKAVLKDCKVTVEWIDHLVFGLKFPFSPLKDLDLSNNDLKDSGVKMLCDGLSSPGCKLKILRLSGCLITEKGCEHLVSALKSNPSHLVELDLSYNNPGETGIKLFSEQHQIKKLHFDHPGPHRMRPGFKKYACRVTLDSNTAHKKLLLSEGNRKVTWVENKQPYPDHTERFDQCLQVLCEQGLQERCYFELELVEPCTVGLTYRSIGRKGDGEDCKLGLNDKSWCKICSEDGCYVQHNSNRVFVSALRCSRIGVYLDWKAGSISFYRVSHDNLTRLHTYKDTFSEPLYPAVQLFPHSSASFCQIE